From the Candidatus Poribacteria bacterium genome, one window contains:
- the priA gene encoding primosomal protein N', with product MRYANVAFPLSVDQVFTYGVPPKLDPVLQPGSRVLAPFRSARQEGVVVERLDDTDLAPNLIKNISECLDEAPTFSAELLALTKWMAEYYVCPWGIALFCAVPAAVRTQKREQVRLLPEFSGSLGKVQKELVELLEAEGELSINQLARRMGLSYQGVRSRITKLSEKGAVETNVTHKPKATTQETNVAALALSPAEIEAEISQLKSAAEGSENPLGQRTSNRRHAAAAKHAEILQILLDEGVPLGTTDLTKRVGTSISLLRTLERRGFIHIARTRAVRNPLSSEPVPATQPLHLNPAQSIAFEEIRNAVGAGSPSPYRGTVDQAPTFLLHGVTGSGKTEVYMQAMAEILAHGKSIIVLVPEISLTPQTASRFVGRFGDRVALLHSRLSDGERYDQWHRIQKGEADIVIGPRSAIFAPVKELGMLIIDEEHSDSYKSDTAPRYHAREVAQKRSELANCPVLLGSATPSLESFYRAKNGSYRLLEMPDRVLDRKMPDVHIVDMRAEFRKGNRTIFSEMLRSSIEERLVRREQIILFLNRRGHSTYVFCRTCGYVEQCDNCSISLTYHRETKQLVCHHCGNKRPTHPACPQCSSEAIRFFGAGTEAVEQEVRKSFPKANAKRFDADSTSRKNAHQQILEAFERQQIDILIGTQMVSKGLDFPNVTLVGVIAADTALNLPDFRASEQTFSLLTQVAGRSGRAELEGKVVIQTYMPEHYCILAAQKHDYLNFYTQEVEARGALRYPPFSHVATLLLRGKDEEEVIKTAHAVRDQLVVAGSPSPYKPTDQGRTSEVSESEMATVEILGPAPAPLSKIEGKFRWHFLLRSNAVGKIGQLLKRLTEEPPAAIKSNAVEFVIDIDPTNTL from the coding sequence ATGCGTTATGCAAATGTCGCTTTTCCCCTATCGGTCGATCAAGTGTTCACGTACGGCGTGCCTCCCAAACTGGACCCAGTTTTACAACCTGGGAGCCGTGTTTTAGCACCTTTCCGAAGCGCGCGTCAGGAAGGTGTCGTTGTCGAACGACTCGATGATACCGATCTGGCACCTAACCTTATCAAAAATATTTCCGAATGCCTTGATGAGGCTCCGACGTTCTCGGCTGAACTGCTCGCTCTCACTAAATGGATGGCGGAATATTATGTTTGCCCGTGGGGTATCGCTCTTTTTTGTGCAGTGCCAGCTGCTGTGCGAACCCAGAAAAGAGAACAGGTCCGGCTTCTTCCTGAATTTTCAGGGTCACTCGGAAAAGTCCAAAAAGAACTCGTCGAACTTTTGGAAGCAGAGGGTGAACTTTCTATCAATCAACTTGCCAGACGGATGGGTTTGAGTTATCAAGGTGTCCGTTCGAGAATTACCAAACTCAGCGAAAAAGGTGCTGTCGAGACCAATGTTACCCACAAACCGAAAGCAACCACGCAGGAAACCAATGTAGCAGCTTTAGCTTTGTCGCCTGCTGAAATTGAGGCGGAGATTTCTCAACTTAAAAGTGCCGCGGAGGGTTCTGAAAATCCGCTTGGACAGCGCACGAGCAATCGTCGACACGCTGCCGCTGCTAAACATGCCGAAATTCTGCAGATTTTGCTTGACGAAGGTGTTCCGTTGGGAACAACCGACCTGACGAAACGGGTAGGAACCAGCATTTCACTACTCCGCACGCTTGAAAGGCGTGGGTTTATTCATATCGCCCGTACGCGTGCGGTTCGTAATCCACTGAGTTCTGAACCGGTCCCGGCAACACAACCGCTTCACCTGAATCCGGCACAATCAATAGCATTTGAGGAGATTCGGAACGCCGTAGGGGCTGGGTCACCCAGCCCCTACAGGGGCACCGTTGATCAAGCACCAACTTTCCTACTGCATGGCGTGACGGGGAGCGGAAAAACTGAGGTCTACATGCAGGCGATGGCAGAAATCCTTGCACACGGAAAATCTATTATCGTATTGGTGCCAGAGATTTCGCTCACACCGCAGACAGCATCGCGGTTTGTTGGAAGATTCGGGGATCGTGTTGCGTTGCTGCACAGCCGGTTAAGCGATGGGGAACGCTACGATCAGTGGCATCGTATCCAAAAGGGTGAAGCGGATATTGTGATTGGACCGCGTTCTGCTATCTTTGCCCCTGTGAAAGAACTTGGAATGTTGATTATAGATGAGGAGCACTCGGATTCCTATAAGTCGGACACCGCTCCGCGTTACCACGCGCGGGAGGTAGCACAAAAGCGGAGTGAACTCGCAAACTGTCCCGTCCTGCTTGGAAGTGCGACCCCATCACTTGAGAGTTTCTATCGTGCAAAGAACGGGAGTTACCGGCTTCTTGAGATGCCGGACCGTGTTCTCGACAGAAAGATGCCTGATGTTCACATCGTTGATATGCGAGCCGAATTCAGAAAAGGCAACCGGACGATCTTCTCTGAGATGCTCCGAAGTTCGATTGAAGAACGGCTTGTTCGGCGTGAACAAATTATCCTGTTTCTCAATCGGCGTGGACATTCCACCTATGTCTTCTGCCGAACCTGTGGTTATGTTGAACAGTGTGACAACTGCTCTATTTCGCTTACCTATCACCGTGAAACGAAGCAGCTCGTTTGTCACCATTGTGGTAACAAACGTCCGACGCACCCTGCATGCCCACAGTGTAGTAGTGAGGCTATCCGATTTTTTGGGGCAGGAACAGAAGCCGTTGAACAGGAGGTCCGCAAGTCGTTTCCGAAGGCGAATGCGAAACGATTTGATGCGGATTCAACGTCACGGAAGAACGCACATCAGCAGATTTTGGAAGCGTTTGAGCGCCAGCAGATTGATATCCTAATAGGCACACAGATGGTGTCAAAGGGGTTGGATTTCCCGAATGTCACTCTTGTAGGTGTTATTGCAGCAGACACGGCTTTGAACCTTCCGGATTTCCGAGCAAGTGAACAGACGTTTAGCCTGCTGACGCAGGTCGCCGGACGCTCTGGGCGTGCTGAACTTGAGGGTAAGGTCGTCATTCAAACCTATATGCCTGAGCATTACTGCATTTTGGCTGCGCAGAAACACGACTATCTTAATTTCTATACGCAGGAAGTTGAAGCGCGGGGGGCATTACGATATCCGCCCTTTTCACACGTTGCGACGCTGTTGCTCCGCGGTAAAGACGAGGAAGAGGTTATAAAGACTGCACACGCCGTACGGGATCAGCTTGTAGTGGCTGGGTCACCCAGCCCCTACAAACCAACGGATCAAGGACGCACCTCAGAGGTTTCCGAAAGTGAAATGGCAACAGTAGAAATCCTCGGTCCCGCGCCAGCACCGCTCTCGAAAATTGAGGGGAAATTTCGGTGGCATTTCTTGCTCCGGAGCAACGCCGTTGGAAAAATCGGTCAACTCCTTAAACGCTTAACTGAGGAGCCACCGGCTGCAATTAAATCGAATGCTGTTGAATTTGTGATAGATATTGATCCAACGAATACACTTTAA
- a CDS encoding uracil-DNA glycosylase: protein MMDRDNFRKDYIELVASVREYMEEQLHFGFIEAESQESAEVSSYSDFDLPTLATDAASCTKCPLHETRNSVVFGVGDTSADLMFIGEAPGADEDRQGEPFVGRAGQLLTQIIEAGMKLKRGDVYIANVLKCRPPGNRNPAPDEVETCSPYLVRQIELIQPKVIVALGSFAAQMMLDTKIGITKLRGEFHPCNVAGLRVPPHRQPPVVMPTYHPAYLLRNPGAKREVWEDVKKVLARLSEA from the coding sequence ATTATGGATAGAGATAACTTCAGAAAAGATTACATTGAACTTGTTGCGAGTGTGAGGGAATATATGGAAGAACAACTTCACTTCGGTTTCATAGAAGCAGAATCACAAGAGTCTGCGGAGGTGTCCTCTTATTCGGACTTTGACCTGCCTACTTTGGCGACTGATGCCGCGAGTTGTACCAAATGTCCATTACATGAAACGCGGAATAGTGTTGTCTTTGGTGTCGGAGATACGAGTGCCGACCTTATGTTCATCGGTGAAGCACCAGGGGCTGACGAGGACCGTCAAGGAGAACCTTTTGTCGGGAGAGCAGGTCAATTGCTAACGCAAATCATCGAGGCTGGGATGAAACTCAAGCGCGGGGATGTTTATATCGCCAACGTGCTTAAATGCCGTCCTCCGGGTAACAGAAACCCTGCCCCAGATGAAGTTGAAACGTGTAGTCCTTATTTGGTGCGTCAGATAGAACTCATTCAACCGAAGGTGATTGTGGCACTCGGGAGTTTTGCTGCACAGATGATGCTTGATACGAAAATAGGTATTACAAAACTTCGCGGGGAGTTCCATCCATGTAATGTAGCAGGACTACGCGTCCCACCACATAGACAACCTCCGGTTGTGATGCCGACGTATCATCCGGCATACCTACTCAGGAACCCGGGTGCCAAGCGTGAAGTGTGGGAAGATGTTAAAAAGGTGCTTGCTCGTTTGTCTGAAGCATAG
- the rseP gene encoding RIP metalloprotease RseP — translation MEFLVDLISSIIPYIKTAILAIIPLGFIIFIHELGHFYAAKRCGIKVNTFSLGFGPKLIGFQRGETEYKISLLPFGGYVQMEGENPSEQTGAPGEFASAPLGSRAFVVAAGPVVNLLFGVLIYWLVFATGLNADSARLVGGLTGLPLGEKGPIQIGWVAEDGAGARGGLMPDDTIVSVNGDSVSHWAMFQTRIYTSANRVIELVVERNGKRETLLVKPDAEPSVRGDIGVLSVSSKMETIAGHVREGSLAAEAGIQVGDQIESINGERLYNVPYFGYLVWHPSANWIDEKYKAFYERINANQEALRLGIRRGDETFTLEIPVHWRVTAAVQKGSVAEDAGIRNGDVLVTLNGEEIDKTTLHAQLEAMANEPIEIGLMRDGNLQKVILAAENQSPETKTDGLLFGLAWQVSLSGIEFSEKAAPLPEYNLFTGLGKGVEATWLTFTTVGRTLQQLVGGEVSPKHLAGPIGIANATSRMFDRVGLSSVLFFIGFISINLCIVNLLPIPIADGGHLLFFAVEKIRGRPMPRKAQEVVQQVCIVLLIALFLYITWFDGMSLIYDLRN, via the coding sequence ATGGAATTCTTGGTCGACTTAATCAGTTCCATCATTCCGTACATTAAAACGGCGATCCTCGCGATTATTCCTCTCGGGTTTATTATCTTTATACATGAGTTGGGCCACTTTTATGCGGCAAAACGGTGTGGTATTAAGGTAAATACGTTCTCTCTCGGTTTCGGTCCTAAACTTATCGGGTTTCAACGGGGTGAAACAGAGTATAAAATCTCTCTATTGCCATTTGGTGGATACGTGCAGATGGAGGGTGAGAACCCAAGCGAACAAACCGGTGCTCCGGGTGAATTTGCGAGTGCACCACTTGGGAGTCGTGCATTTGTTGTCGCCGCGGGTCCTGTTGTTAATCTCCTGTTTGGTGTATTGATATATTGGCTTGTCTTCGCTACCGGACTTAACGCAGATTCCGCACGGTTAGTCGGCGGATTGACGGGTTTACCACTCGGTGAAAAGGGTCCAATTCAGATAGGATGGGTTGCTGAAGATGGTGCCGGTGCCAGGGGCGGATTGATGCCCGACGACACAATTGTTTCCGTCAATGGCGACTCGGTGAGTCACTGGGCAATGTTCCAAACAAGGATATATACGAGTGCTAATAGAGTGATCGAATTGGTTGTTGAACGGAATGGTAAACGCGAGACCTTGCTGGTTAAACCTGATGCTGAACCGAGTGTCAGGGGAGATATAGGTGTACTTTCGGTGAGTAGTAAAATGGAGACAATTGCCGGTCACGTCAGAGAGGGTAGTCTCGCTGCAGAAGCCGGAATCCAAGTGGGAGACCAGATTGAGAGTATCAATGGCGAGAGGCTCTATAACGTCCCATATTTTGGTTACCTCGTGTGGCATCCTTCGGCAAACTGGATCGATGAAAAATATAAGGCATTTTATGAGCGCATCAACGCAAATCAAGAGGCGTTGCGGCTCGGCATTCGTCGTGGTGATGAGACATTCACGCTTGAAATCCCAGTACACTGGCGTGTGACAGCAGCTGTTCAGAAAGGGAGCGTCGCTGAAGATGCCGGAATTCGGAATGGGGATGTGCTTGTTACGCTTAACGGAGAGGAAATAGACAAGACGACCCTCCACGCGCAACTCGAGGCGATGGCAAACGAACCGATTGAGATCGGTTTGATGCGAGATGGAAACCTGCAAAAAGTAATCCTTGCAGCGGAAAATCAAAGTCCAGAGACAAAGACTGACGGACTCCTCTTCGGATTGGCATGGCAGGTTTCCCTGAGTGGAATAGAATTTTCGGAGAAAGCAGCACCCCTACCCGAGTATAACCTGTTCACAGGGTTAGGAAAAGGGGTCGAAGCGACATGGTTGACATTTACGACTGTCGGTAGAACCTTGCAACAGCTGGTAGGTGGGGAGGTATCACCGAAGCATCTCGCCGGTCCAATCGGTATTGCAAACGCGACGAGCCGTATGTTCGATCGGGTTGGGTTGAGCAGCGTGCTCTTTTTTATTGGGTTTATTAGCATCAACCTTTGTATCGTCAATCTGTTGCCGATTCCTATCGCTGATGGTGGACATCTACTGTTTTTCGCCGTTGAGAAGATCCGCGGCAGACCGATGCCACGGAAAGCACAAGAGGTTGTCCAACAGGTCTGCATTGTTCTCCTGATTGCGCTCTTCTTGTATATTACTTGGTTCGATGGTATGTCTCTGATTTACGATCTACGGAATTAG
- a CDS encoding 1-deoxy-D-xylulose-5-phosphate reductoisomerase, whose product MKHIAILGSTGSIGKNALSVVDTHADEFKVVGLAANRDVDALEQQIRRYRPALVALNEPTAACQLRERIRDLNGNPQVLAGTEGLQVVATMPEVSQVLDGMGGSAGLLPTLAAINAGKDIAFVNKEVMVMAGPLVNAAVQENGVNLIPIDGEMSAIFQCLEGARDRQADIHRLLITASGGPFREVPKEELYSVTPQQALQHPNWKMGQKITIDSATMMNKGLEVIEAKWLFDIELSKIDIVVHPESIVHSMVEWTDGSTLAQLGPTDMRIMIQYALTYPRRLSTPVPRLDLMESRALHFEPVDFEKFPCLSLAYTAAEVGGTLPVVLSSADEVVVEAFLNACIGFMDIPAILASVMDKHVVIADPTLSDILEVDRWAKSTARSIIKNKTQSGVRAG is encoded by the coding sequence ATGAAGCACATCGCCATACTTGGTAGCACGGGTTCTATTGGGAAGAACGCCCTCAGCGTTGTTGACACGCATGCTGACGAATTTAAGGTCGTTGGTCTTGCAGCGAACCGAGACGTTGATGCCCTTGAGCAACAGATTCGACGGTATCGTCCCGCGTTGGTGGCTCTAAATGAACCGACAGCGGCGTGCCAACTCCGTGAACGGATTCGAGACCTCAATGGAAACCCACAAGTGCTCGCTGGTACCGAGGGGCTTCAAGTCGTAGCTACAATGCCTGAAGTGTCCCAAGTTTTGGACGGAATGGGTGGAAGTGCAGGCTTGTTACCGACTTTGGCAGCGATTAACGCCGGTAAAGATATTGCTTTCGTCAACAAAGAGGTCATGGTGATGGCGGGACCTCTTGTGAATGCAGCGGTTCAAGAAAACGGCGTTAACTTGATACCGATAGATGGTGAGATGAGTGCCATTTTCCAGTGTTTGGAGGGCGCACGTGACCGACAAGCGGATATACATCGACTCTTGATTACCGCGTCAGGCGGACCGTTCCGAGAGGTGCCAAAAGAGGAACTCTATTCCGTCACGCCGCAACAGGCACTCCAACATCCAAATTGGAAAATGGGACAGAAGATCACAATCGACTCCGCGACGATGATGAACAAGGGACTGGAAGTCATTGAAGCGAAGTGGTTGTTTGATATAGAACTTTCAAAGATTGACATCGTTGTTCATCCAGAGAGTATTGTTCATTCCATGGTGGAATGGACAGATGGTTCTACGCTTGCCCAGCTGGGACCTACAGATATGCGTATTATGATCCAATACGCGTTAACCTATCCCCGCAGACTCTCTACACCAGTGCCGCGTTTGGATTTGATGGAGTCTCGCGCGCTACACTTTGAACCGGTTGACTTCGAGAAGTTTCCGTGTCTATCGCTTGCGTATACCGCCGCAGAAGTCGGTGGCACGCTACCAGTGGTTCTCAGTAGTGCGGATGAAGTGGTCGTAGAGGCTTTTCTGAACGCTTGCATCGGATTTATGGATATCCCGGCGATCCTTGCGAGTGTGATGGATAAGCATGTGGTGATTGCCGATCCAACACTTTCGGATATCCTTGAGGTTGATCGGTGGGCAAAATCAACAGCACGTTCAATAATAAAAAATAAAACACAATCAGGTGTAAGGGCTGGGTAA
- a CDS encoding phosphatidate cytidylyltransferase, whose translation MFWRRALSVVVLVPLVLLIVYWGNWLYLLLVSIAVVMMQVEYCRLAQHFTEKLNPVMPVLLTSAFCLFAYFLPTLTETVSASTVIFSFFTFVFIYVFAESIFRGKVAGELLAATLKLTGILTIGWALGYHLILLRNAEPVGRHLIFLLAGIIWCSDTGAYLVGRAFGKHKLGTPVSPRKTVEGTIGGLVVGTLTSFVLSMILLKGTLSWVNAVFIGLLLSVLGQLGDLSASLMKRTAGVKDSGQVIPGHGGFIDRCDSLIFSTPVLYYYLELTGNLG comes from the coding sequence ATGTTTTGGCGGAGAGCCTTGAGTGTAGTTGTGCTGGTACCGTTAGTTCTCCTGATTGTCTATTGGGGAAATTGGCTCTATCTGCTACTTGTGTCTATTGCAGTTGTAATGATGCAAGTTGAGTACTGTCGCTTAGCACAGCACTTCACGGAAAAATTGAATCCGGTGATGCCGGTACTCTTAACAAGTGCGTTCTGTTTGTTCGCGTATTTTTTGCCTACACTGACAGAGACAGTATCTGCATCAACGGTAATATTTAGTTTCTTCACCTTCGTCTTCATCTACGTTTTCGCAGAAAGTATTTTTAGAGGGAAGGTCGCCGGTGAATTGCTCGCTGCTACTCTCAAATTAACCGGCATTTTAACGATCGGTTGGGCACTCGGGTACCACCTTATTTTGCTACGAAATGCGGAGCCGGTCGGCAGGCATCTTATCTTTCTGTTGGCTGGAATAATTTGGTGCAGTGACACCGGTGCGTATCTCGTAGGGAGAGCGTTCGGCAAACACAAACTCGGCACGCCGGTGAGTCCGCGAAAGACGGTCGAAGGGACTATCGGTGGATTGGTTGTAGGGACTTTGACGAGTTTCGTGCTGAGTATGATTCTCCTGAAGGGAACGCTCTCTTGGGTAAATGCCGTCTTTATTGGATTGCTATTGAGTGTGTTGGGGCAACTTGGGGATTTAAGTGCCTCACTTATGAAACGAACTGCCGGTGTTAAGGACTCCGGACAAGTAATTCCGGGGCACGGTGGATTCATTGATAGATGCGATAGCCTGATTTTTAGCACACCCGTTCTTTATTATTATCTGGAATTGACCGGAAATTTGGGATAG
- the frr gene encoding ribosome recycling factor, giving the protein MQQILQQAESRMQKTVEATATKLSHVQTGRATTALLDQVSVTYYGSKSPLSQVGTITTPEPRLLVIQPWDKTLITEIEKAIALSDLGFSTSNDGNVIRILVPELTMERRTELTKVVRKLAEEGKVAIRNIRRDANEAVKKLEGGDGDGGGKSRSRGGNKKRGKGSNDPVQQLTDAYIDQISELTEAKESELLET; this is encoded by the coding sequence ATGCAACAAATTCTTCAACAGGCTGAGTCCCGAATGCAGAAAACGGTCGAAGCAACGGCGACGAAACTGTCGCACGTGCAAACAGGGCGCGCGACAACAGCACTCTTAGACCAGGTGAGCGTTACGTATTACGGTAGTAAAAGCCCGCTGAGTCAGGTCGGCACGATTACGACTCCTGAGCCTCGTCTGCTCGTCATTCAACCTTGGGACAAAACGCTAATTACAGAAATTGAGAAAGCAATAGCTCTTTCCGATCTCGGATTCTCAACGAGTAACGACGGGAACGTTATTAGGATCTTGGTCCCCGAGCTCACAATGGAACGCCGAACCGAGTTGACGAAAGTCGTCCGTAAACTCGCTGAAGAGGGTAAAGTGGCGATTCGGAATATTCGCCGCGATGCCAATGAAGCTGTCAAAAAACTTGAAGGTGGTGACGGCGATGGCGGTGGTAAAAGCAGGAGCCGCGGCGGCAATAAGAAGCGCGGAAAAGGAAGTAACGACCCCGTTCAGCAGCTCACGGATGCATACATCGACCAGATTAGCGAGTTGACGGAGGCAAAAGAATCTGAGTTATTAGAGACTTAG
- the tsf gene encoding translation elongation factor Ts produces the protein MAITAKLVSDLRSRTGAGIMDCKKALTETNGNIDEAIQKLREQGLKASEVKGGRATEEGLIISYIHPGSRVGTLVELNCETDFVARTEQFQALGKEIAMQVAAAKPKYLKPEDVPAEDLEAEKSILKAQAEQEGKPAHIADRIVEGRISKFYSETCLLQQAYIRDTDKTIETLVKDAIAQLGENIVVKRFVLYVLGQ, from the coding sequence ATGGCAATTACAGCAAAGCTCGTTAGCGACCTCCGTTCGCGCACGGGGGCAGGGATTATGGACTGCAAAAAGGCGCTAACAGAGACGAATGGAAATATTGACGAAGCGATTCAGAAGTTGCGGGAGCAAGGCTTGAAAGCTTCCGAAGTGAAAGGTGGCAGGGCGACAGAAGAGGGTTTGATCATTTCATATATCCACCCCGGCAGCCGTGTTGGTACATTAGTTGAACTGAATTGCGAAACCGATTTTGTCGCACGAACGGAACAATTCCAAGCGTTAGGGAAAGAGATTGCGATGCAGGTCGCAGCCGCTAAACCGAAATACCTTAAGCCGGAGGATGTACCCGCCGAGGACCTTGAGGCTGAAAAATCGATTTTGAAAGCTCAAGCGGAGCAAGAAGGTAAACCTGCCCACATCGCTGACCGGATTGTTGAAGGACGGATATCTAAGTTTTACTCAGAGACATGCCTCCTACAGCAAGCCTATATTCGCGATACAGACAAAACCATTGAAACCCTTGTAAAGGACGCTATAGCCCAATTAGGCGAGAATATCGTCGTCAAACGTTTTGTGCTCTATGTCCTTGGACAGTAA